One Poecilia reticulata strain Guanapo linkage group LG4, Guppy_female_1.0+MT, whole genome shotgun sequence genomic window carries:
- the LOC103463252 gene encoding uncharacterized protein LOC103463252, protein MTFSLICRSXAAEPSCVSWKSNRSXXXITKFKSDQPPAAKSRVQREDLQSPEVPTDPSAQQHQTQLDSIFMLLEENIVTFVKNELKKIQKXLSPDEPECSEGQSEDEEVMRGEDEEQRSSREAVMKITLNFLRKMKQEELADRLQDFDVWCQKELKDHLKKKFQSLSEGVAEPGNQTVLNQIYTELHITEGLTREVNQEHEVRRIETASRKQETIRREDIFKAPPGSDEPIRTVMTMGVV, encoded by the exons ATGACCTTTTCATTAATTTGCAGGAGTCRTGCAGCTGAGCCCAGCTGTGTGTCATGGAAGAGCAACAGATCTAWGGASWTTATTACTAAGTTTAAATCAGACCAGCCTCCAGCAGCAAAGAGCCGGGTCCAAAG AGAGGATCTGCAGAGCCCAGAGGTTCCCACTGATCCGTCTGCCCAGCAGCACCAAACMCAGctggactccatatttatg ctgctggaggaaaacattgtcaCATTCGTGAAGAACGAGCTGAAGAAGATCCAAAAGSTTCTGAGTCCAGATGAGCCAGAATGCTCAGAGGGTCagagtgaggatgaggaggtgATGAGGGGtgaggatgaagagcagaggagcagcagagaggcRGTGATGAAGATCACCCTGAACTTCCTGAGGAAgatgaagcaggaggagctggctgACCGTCTGCAGG attttgatGTTTGGTGTCAAAAGGAGCTTAAAGACCATCTGAAGAAGAAGTTCCAGAGTCTCTCTGAAGGCGTCGCTGAACCTGGAAATCAAACGGTTCTGAACcagatctacacagagctcCACATCACAGAGGGGTTAACTAGAGAGGTCAACCAGGAACATGAGGTCAGACGGATTGAAACAGCATCCAGGAAACAAGAAACAATCAGAAGAGAAGACATCTTTAAAGCCCCACCTGGAAGTgatgaaccaatcagaacagtgaTGACCATGGGAGTG gTTTGA